Proteins found in one Alicyclobacillus cycloheptanicus genomic segment:
- a CDS encoding Leu/Phe/Val dehydrogenase: MELFTYLEQYDYEQVVFCHDASSGLKAVIAIHDTTLGPALGGCRMWTYRSEDEAVLDALRLARGMTYKAAAAGLNLGGGKTVILGNPRTDKSEALFRALGRYIQSLGGRYITAEDVGTNVHDMDIIHQETNFVTGISKTYGSSGNPSPMTALGVFRGMLATAKVAFGTDDLAGKTVAIQGLGSVGYALAEHLHAAGANLIVADINDTSVDRAVKELGARAVSPAEIIGERCDIFAPCALGAVINDDTIERLRCGAVAGSANNQLAEERHGDRLHEMGIVYAPDYVINAGGLINVADELEGYQPERAQAKVEAIYDIMLQLYDLAAQEGLPSHKAADRMAQARIDQIRGVRSNYIAGAKTAPNRTHG, encoded by the coding sequence ATGGAACTTTTCACGTACCTGGAGCAGTACGACTACGAGCAAGTGGTGTTTTGTCACGATGCGTCTTCCGGGTTGAAGGCCGTGATCGCCATTCACGATACGACCCTGGGGCCAGCCCTTGGCGGCTGCCGCATGTGGACCTATCGCTCGGAGGACGAGGCGGTGCTCGACGCGCTGCGGTTGGCGCGCGGCATGACATACAAGGCGGCGGCGGCTGGACTGAACCTGGGCGGCGGCAAAACAGTCATCCTGGGCAATCCCAGGACGGACAAGAGCGAAGCCTTGTTCCGAGCGCTTGGCCGGTATATCCAAAGCTTGGGCGGCCGGTACATCACCGCCGAGGACGTCGGCACGAACGTGCATGACATGGACATCATTCACCAAGAGACGAATTTTGTCACGGGCATTTCCAAGACCTACGGGTCGAGCGGCAACCCCAGCCCGATGACGGCGCTCGGCGTGTTCCGCGGCATGCTTGCCACCGCCAAGGTGGCCTTCGGCACCGATGACCTGGCGGGGAAGACCGTCGCCATTCAGGGGCTCGGCAGCGTCGGCTACGCGCTGGCAGAACACCTGCACGCCGCGGGTGCCAACCTAATCGTGGCCGATATCAACGACACATCGGTGGACCGCGCCGTCAAGGAACTCGGTGCACGGGCTGTCAGCCCGGCTGAAATCATCGGCGAGCGCTGCGATATTTTTGCACCCTGTGCACTCGGTGCTGTGATTAACGACGACACCATCGAACGGCTGCGCTGCGGTGCAGTGGCGGGCTCGGCAAACAACCAGCTGGCAGAGGAACGCCACGGCGACCGCCTGCATGAAATGGGCATTGTTTACGCCCCAGACTACGTCATCAACGCCGGCGGCCTGATCAACGTGGCGGACGAGTTGGAGGGTTACCAGCCGGAACGTGCGCAAGCCAAGGTGGAGGCCATTTACGACATCATGCTGCAGCTCTATGACCTTGCGGCACAGGAAGGCTTGCCCAGCCATAAGGCGGCGGACCGGATGGCCCAGGCGCGCATCGACCAGATTCGCGGTGTGCGGAGCAACTACATCGCCGGCGCCAAGACCGCGCCCAACCGGACACACGGATAA
- the moaC gene encoding cyclic pyranopterin monophosphate synthase MoaC — protein sequence MVDVSGKAPTERTAVAAGLVRMHADTRSRIEHRAFAKGDVLAVAELAGIMAAKRTADLIPLCHPIPLTQVQVRCRFVDPPHGTLSRAGKGAKQTAWLRIEAKVKTTYQTGVEMEALTACTAAALTVYDMCKSVDRGMVIESVALMHKSGGKSGTYERVDEPYQREGADA from the coding sequence ATGGTGGACGTTTCCGGAAAGGCGCCGACCGAGCGGACGGCGGTTGCGGCCGGGCTGGTTCGCATGCATGCGGATACGCGAAGCCGCATTGAACACCGCGCCTTCGCCAAGGGGGATGTCCTCGCTGTCGCAGAATTGGCGGGCATTATGGCGGCCAAGCGGACCGCTGACCTCATCCCGCTGTGCCACCCCATTCCGCTGACGCAGGTGCAGGTCCGCTGCCGGTTCGTGGACCCACCGCACGGCACCTTGTCACGTGCCGGGAAGGGCGCAAAGCAAACCGCGTGGCTGCGTATCGAAGCGAAGGTCAAGACCACGTATCAGACCGGCGTGGAGATGGAGGCCTTAACGGCCTGTACGGCGGCGGCGCTGACGGTCTATGACATGTGTAAATCGGTCGATCGCGGCATGGTCATTGAATCGGTGGCGCTGATGCACAAAAGCGGCGGCAAAAGCGGGACGTATGAGCGAGTGGACGAGCCGTACCAGAGGGAGGGGGCGGACGCCTGA
- the moaD gene encoding molybdopterin converting factor subunit 1 encodes MTLRLEGEKAATRCSWNRVLPLRMNVQIKLFAGLAEQAGKTSVEVELGDRPTVADLRTALQRILPEGTALDEVLVAVNRRYANDQTTLNEGDEVALIPPVSGGSPEPEQLPFCLVTQAPLDIAAAYQQLVDPRCGGTVLFSGTVREWTRGRKSLYLDYEAYHEMAIVQMQQIARDVEAEWPGVRTLQWHRVGRLFPTDIAVICAAASPHREAAFAAAKTLIDRLKKEVPIWKRETYDDGETTWQATP; translated from the coding sequence ATGACGCTGCGATTGGAAGGAGAGAAGGCGGCGACGCGCTGCTCCTGGAACCGCGTCCTGCCGTTGCGCATGAACGTACAAATCAAACTGTTTGCCGGCCTAGCCGAACAGGCCGGCAAAACGTCCGTCGAAGTAGAACTCGGCGATCGGCCCACCGTCGCAGACTTGAGGACTGCGCTGCAGCGCATCCTGCCCGAAGGAACGGCGCTCGACGAGGTGCTGGTGGCCGTCAATCGGCGCTATGCCAACGACCAGACGACGCTGAACGAAGGAGATGAGGTCGCACTCATTCCCCCGGTCAGCGGCGGCAGCCCCGAACCGGAGCAGCTGCCGTTCTGTCTGGTGACGCAAGCCCCCCTGGACATCGCGGCTGCGTATCAGCAGCTCGTTGACCCCCGTTGTGGCGGGACCGTGCTGTTCTCGGGCACCGTGCGGGAGTGGACCCGCGGGCGCAAGTCCTTGTACCTCGATTACGAGGCGTACCATGAGATGGCCATCGTGCAGATGCAGCAAATCGCGCGGGACGTCGAAGCCGAGTGGCCGGGAGTCCGCACGCTCCAATGGCACCGCGTGGGACGCCTGTTCCCCACCGACATCGCAGTCATTTGCGCCGCGGCGTCGCCGCACCGCGAAGCCGCATTTGCAGCCGCCAAGACACTGATTGACCGCCTGAAGAAGGAAGTGCCTATCTGGAAACGCGAAACGTATGACGACGGCGAAACCACGTGGCAGGCGACCCCGTGA
- a CDS encoding DUF2627 family protein yields the protein MNYLVGWSLLIVIFLGAGEGLNLFRIHIVDWLADGHPVDGILALAGLLLAFACTAFLGGFVYYRDKKRGKLKREGWRGRPVQKPEHPRKP from the coding sequence GTGAACTATCTCGTCGGTTGGAGCCTCTTGATTGTCATCTTTCTCGGCGCTGGGGAAGGACTCAACTTATTCCGCATTCACATTGTGGACTGGCTCGCCGACGGTCACCCGGTGGATGGCATCCTCGCGCTCGCCGGTCTGCTTCTCGCCTTTGCCTGCACCGCGTTTCTCGGCGGCTTCGTCTACTATCGAGACAAGAAGCGCGGCAAGTTGAAACGAGAGGGCTGGCGGGGCCGCCCCGTTCAAAAACCGGAGCATCCGCGCAAGCCCTGA
- the lpdA gene encoding dihydrolipoyl dehydrogenase, with protein MPEEFDLVVLGGGTGGYVAAIRAAQLGMRAAVVEREKLGGTCLHRGCIPSKALLRSAEVLALTREASDYGVQTSAPQFDLGAAMARKQNVVEQLHKGVQFLMKKHNIEVVHGIGRLMGSSIFSPQAGAVSVESAAGESTILSPRFTLVATGSRPKALPGLPFDGVRVLSSDHALELDHVPASVVIVGGGAIGVEWASMLADFGASVTVVEFMPRLLPTEDEDISRALERAFKKRHIRVMTGAQVQPETLQQTDDGVRLQVRTQNGEEALEAEVVLVAVGREPVVDDIGIEATEVKLERGAIVVDAHYRTAEKSIFAIGDVIGGMQLAHVAAHEGIHAVEYMAELNPRPLVYEQIARCTYSRPEVASVGLTEQQAADRGVKLKAGTFSFRSIGKALVLGDADGMVKVVADAETDDVLGVHIIGPHATDLISEAGLALVLNAAPWEVGQMVHPHPTLSEAIGEAALAVDGNAIHGA; from the coding sequence ATGCCAGAAGAATTCGATTTAGTGGTCCTCGGCGGCGGCACAGGCGGTTATGTCGCAGCGATTCGCGCGGCGCAGCTGGGCATGCGCGCGGCCGTCGTGGAGCGGGAGAAACTCGGGGGCACCTGTCTGCACCGCGGCTGTATTCCCAGCAAGGCGCTGCTGCGCTCGGCCGAGGTGCTGGCCCTCACACGGGAAGCATCCGATTACGGCGTGCAGACGAGTGCGCCGCAATTCGACCTTGGCGCCGCTATGGCCCGCAAGCAAAACGTCGTCGAACAACTGCATAAGGGCGTTCAGTTTTTGATGAAGAAGCACAACATCGAAGTGGTGCACGGGATTGGGCGATTGATGGGGTCGTCCATCTTTTCGCCGCAGGCGGGCGCTGTGTCCGTGGAGTCGGCGGCCGGCGAGTCGACCATTTTGTCGCCGCGGTTCACGCTGGTTGCGACGGGATCACGCCCGAAAGCCCTGCCTGGGCTCCCGTTTGACGGGGTGCGCGTGTTATCGAGCGACCACGCGCTTGAGCTGGACCACGTGCCGGCGTCGGTTGTGATTGTCGGCGGCGGGGCCATTGGCGTGGAGTGGGCGTCGATGCTGGCGGACTTCGGGGCGTCGGTCACGGTGGTCGAATTCATGCCGCGCCTGCTGCCGACGGAGGACGAGGACATCTCACGGGCGCTGGAGCGCGCCTTCAAGAAACGGCACATCCGCGTGATGACCGGTGCGCAGGTGCAGCCGGAGACCCTTCAGCAGACCGATGACGGCGTGCGGCTGCAGGTACGTACCCAGAACGGGGAGGAGGCGCTGGAGGCAGAAGTGGTGCTCGTCGCCGTCGGCCGCGAACCGGTCGTCGATGACATCGGTATCGAGGCCACGGAGGTAAAGCTGGAACGGGGCGCGATTGTCGTGGACGCGCATTACCGGACGGCTGAGAAGAGCATTTTCGCCATCGGCGACGTGATTGGCGGCATGCAGCTGGCACACGTGGCGGCGCATGAGGGCATTCACGCGGTGGAGTACATGGCAGAACTGAACCCGCGTCCGCTGGTCTATGAACAGATTGCCCGCTGCACGTACAGCCGGCCGGAAGTCGCCAGTGTGGGCTTGACTGAGCAGCAGGCGGCCGATCGCGGCGTCAAGTTGAAGGCCGGCACGTTCTCGTTTCGAAGCATCGGCAAGGCACTCGTGTTGGGCGATGCGGACGGCATGGTGAAGGTCGTGGCGGATGCCGAGACCGACGACGTTCTCGGTGTGCACATCATCGGCCCACATGCCACCGACTTGATTTCGGAGGCCGGACTGGCGCTGGTGTTGAACGCCGCCCCGTGGGAAGTTGGGCAGATGGTTCACCCGCACCCGACCCTGTCGGAGGCCATCGGCGAGGCCGCCCTGGCGGTGGACGGCAACGCGATCCACGGTGCGTGA
- a CDS encoding sigma-54 interaction domain-containing protein, producing MFRVLMVGTGPQSEQVMKALARHPAVEWLGVVDPGAGSDVQVRAADDACAHALFVYPALSGALSAAVEQQVNVVLDWSNEVSDTLLTAHHLRATVVSGPALDLLVQWVGAYNELAARLDAQEQDLQLLREVQTLLEAVIQSTQDAITVVDKDGRQILINPAYTRLTGLSPEQVIGKSADVDIAEGDSMHMQVLTTGRPVRNAQMKVGPYRREVIVNVAPILVNGELRGSVGVIHDISEIKQLTEALDRANKLLRSLHAKYTFSDVVGKSPAMVVAVDQAKRAAKTPATVLLRGESGTGKELFAHAIHNESDRRLRPFVRVSCAAISESLLESEMFGYEEGAFTGARRGGRRGLFEEASGGTLFLDEIGEMSIPTQAKLLRALQEKEIVRVGGTTPIPINVRIIAATHVNLEQAVAKGRFREDLYYRLNVIPIVIPPLRYRKEDIEAIATQIVLRLNQAYGRNVTHLTPAAVATLMAYDWPGNVRELENVIGRAMTNVDYRETELDARHLPILTPHAHGEDPDSLAAALPLGGSLQEVLHTAERIAIERALAAAGGNKTEAARRLGISVRSLYYKLNQTAE from the coding sequence GTGTTTCGCGTGCTGATGGTCGGAACGGGGCCGCAAAGTGAACAAGTGATGAAAGCGCTGGCACGCCACCCTGCCGTGGAATGGCTGGGCGTGGTTGACCCCGGGGCCGGCTCGGATGTGCAGGTTCGCGCCGCGGACGATGCGTGCGCACACGCCCTTTTTGTCTATCCGGCGCTGTCCGGCGCCTTGTCGGCGGCGGTAGAACAACAGGTCAATGTCGTGCTCGACTGGTCGAACGAAGTCTCCGACACCCTGCTGACCGCACACCATCTCCGGGCCACGGTCGTGTCCGGCCCGGCGCTCGACTTGCTCGTGCAGTGGGTGGGCGCGTACAACGAGCTGGCTGCCCGGCTGGACGCCCAAGAACAGGACCTGCAGCTGCTGCGCGAAGTGCAGACGCTGTTGGAGGCCGTGATTCAAAGCACCCAGGACGCCATCACGGTCGTCGACAAGGACGGCCGCCAAATTCTCATCAACCCGGCTTACACCCGTTTGACAGGCTTGTCTCCCGAGCAGGTCATCGGCAAGTCCGCCGATGTCGATATCGCGGAAGGCGACAGCATGCACATGCAGGTGCTCACCACCGGTCGGCCGGTACGCAATGCGCAAATGAAGGTTGGGCCGTACCGGCGCGAAGTCATCGTGAACGTCGCGCCCATTCTCGTCAACGGTGAACTGCGTGGAAGTGTGGGCGTAATCCACGACATTTCCGAAATCAAGCAGCTGACGGAGGCGCTCGACCGAGCCAACAAGCTGCTGCGCTCGCTGCACGCCAAATATACGTTTTCCGACGTGGTTGGCAAGAGCCCGGCCATGGTGGTCGCGGTCGACCAAGCCAAACGTGCCGCAAAGACGCCCGCCACGGTGCTGCTGCGGGGAGAGTCTGGCACCGGCAAGGAGTTGTTCGCCCACGCCATCCACAACGAAAGTGACCGCCGGCTGCGCCCGTTTGTGCGCGTCAGCTGCGCGGCGATTTCAGAGAGTCTGCTCGAAAGCGAGATGTTCGGGTACGAGGAAGGCGCCTTTACGGGCGCCCGCCGCGGCGGCAGGCGGGGGTTGTTTGAGGAGGCCTCCGGCGGGACGCTGTTTCTCGACGAGATTGGTGAGATGAGCATCCCCACGCAAGCCAAACTGCTGCGCGCGCTGCAGGAAAAGGAAATTGTCCGTGTCGGCGGGACGACGCCGATTCCCATCAACGTGCGGATCATCGCCGCGACGCACGTCAATCTCGAACAAGCGGTGGCCAAAGGACGGTTTCGGGAGGACCTGTACTACCGGCTCAACGTGATCCCAATCGTCATTCCGCCCCTGCGCTACCGCAAGGAAGACATCGAGGCGATTGCGACACAGATTGTGCTGCGGCTCAATCAGGCCTATGGGCGCAACGTGACCCATTTGACGCCGGCGGCGGTTGCCACCTTAATGGCATACGACTGGCCGGGCAATGTGCGTGAACTGGAGAATGTGATTGGCCGGGCGATGACGAACGTGGACTATCGCGAGACCGAACTGGACGCGCGTCACTTGCCGATTCTGACCCCGCACGCACACGGCGAGGACCCGGACAGCCTCGCTGCCGCACTGCCGCTTGGCGGGAGCCTGCAGGAGGTTCTGCACACCGCCGAGCGCATCGCTATTGAACGGGCGCTCGCAGCGGCGGGCGGCAATAAGACAGAGGCCGCACGGCGGCTGGGGATTTCCGTGCGCAGTCTGTACTACAAGCTGAATCAGACCGCCGAGTGA